TCCTTTAGCTGCCCTAGCACAGTGCAACTTCCCCTTCAACTGCTTCCATTTCTCTTGGTCTTCATTCCACACATCATCAAGAACAAGTAAATACCTCTTGCTCTGCAACACTTCTTCAACCTTTTTCCGCACTGCTTCTAAGGTCTTGAGATTGGGATTTTGTCCCGTGCAACATTCTATGATGGATTCTAGTATTGTCTTGGTGTTGAAATCATCAGAAACACAAACCCAAATTGTCAAGTCAAAATGGTTGCATACCCTGTGATCATTGAAGACCTGCTTGACAAGTGTTGTTTTGCCAAGTCCACCCATACCAACTATGGGATATACGGAGAGGTCTTCACTGTTCTTGGCATCTTCCAGAAGAAACTTCACAATTTGCTCTCGATCCTGGTCTCTGCCATAGACTATAGGTTCTGTAATGTCAGAGCTAGTTTGGCGCCAATCAACATCATCATTCATTGCTTGCTTCTCTGTTACACCATCACGTAACTCAAACATGCTTCTTTCTTCATTGATATCGTGAAATCTTTGGGTGATGTCTTTCATCCTCTTTCCAATATGAAAACGAAAGAGAATGTCCCTGGGATGCACACGGGCCAAGCATGAACTTCGTTCGTCACCAGAGTGCACCTTTTTGGATTGAAGTGAACAATCATCCAAGATATCATCAAGCACATATGTTGCGTCTGTGAGTTTCTGCAGCCAATCCTTCACAGCCTGGCTTGTTATTTGCTTTCTCTGAGCGTCGTTGAGGACAGCACGAATTGCGGTGAGATGGCTGGAAAGCTTTTGAGTGTGTTGATCAACACCCCAATAAGTTGCAAGTTGGTCTTTAACAACAGATTGCAAGTTTTGAAACACAGTTCCCAGCAAAGCGCCAGCCATTGGAAGGAAGGAGAGCTAGAATGAAAGAAAGGTTGGTGATGATTATGGAGAAAAGAGGCAACAAtgagttaataatattttagttagaAGGATTTTCATATGTAATTTAACTGACTTGGGCAGAATGTTTGGAATATAATTATGCATCATTTACACTACTATAGTGATTACATAAGCAAAGTATATCTTATTTTGAACTTTACCTGATTACAATgaaaagtatat
The sequence above is a segment of the Phaseolus vulgaris cultivar G19833 chromosome 2, P. vulgaris v2.0, whole genome shotgun sequence genome. Coding sequences within it:
- the LOC137811165 gene encoding putative disease resistance protein RGA3, with the translated sequence MAGALLGTVFQNLQSVVKDQLATYWGVDQHTQKLSSHLTAIRAVLNDAQRKQITSQAVKDWLQKLTDATYVLDDILDDCSLQSKKVHSGDERSSCLARVHPRDILFRFHIGKRMKDITQRFHDINEERSMFELRDGVTEKQAMNDDVDWRQTSSDITEPIVYGRDQDREQIVKFLLEDAKNSEDLSVYPIVGMGGLGKTTLVKQVFNDHRVCNHFDLTIWVCVSDDFNTKTILESIIECCTGQNPNLKTLEAVRKKVEEVLQSKRYLLVLDDVWNEDQEKWKQLKGKLHCARAAKGATILVTTGLEEVASTMETHPAYLLKKLSDDDSW